A region of the Flintibacter sp. KGMB00164 genome:
CATCTGGCCGACCCCAACTTCCACGACCACCACGACCACTTCACCAACTCCACCCCCGAGTCGGAGTGGAAGAGCTGCCTGGAGCACGCGGCCAAGATCGGCCTGGGCTCCCGGGAGTATGAACTGATTGAGATGTAAAGGATAGAAACTTGCCCCGCCTGACTCTCCAGGCGGGGCGTTTTCTGTTTACTTTGCCCCGAAAGTCTGGTACAATCAGAGGGCAAAGGGAGGCTGTCATGAAAGAGAAGATCCTGTACTACTGTACCGAATGTGGAAATGAGACCCCCAAGTGGCAGGGCAAGTGCCCGGCCTGCGGGGCTTGGAATACGATTGTGGAGCGCCCGGCGGAGAAGTCCTCCAAAAAGGGACCGGTGCGCTCAGTGGGCAGCGGCCTGGGGGTGGCGGTGAACCGCCCCAAGCCCATCGCCCAGGTGGAGACCACCGATGAGCTGCGCTTTCCCACCGGAATGGGAGAGCTGGACCGGGTGCTGGGCGGGGGAGCCGTGAAGGGTTCCCTGGTCCTGGTGGGCGGCGCGCCGGGCATCGGCAAGTCCACCCTGATGCTCCAGATCTGCGGCTCTCTGTGCCGGTTTGCCAACGTGTTGTACGTCTCCGGTGAGGAATCCGAGCGGCAGATCAAGCTGCGGGCCGAACGGCTCAAAGTAGGCGGGGAGGGGCTGTACCTCCTGTCGGAAACCAGCCTGGACAACCTGGTGGATGCCGTACACGAATTAAAGCCCGATATTCTGATTGTCGACTCCATCCAGACCCTCTACCACGGGGACCTGTCCGCTTCGCCGGGCAGCGTGAGCCAGGTGAAAGAGTGCACCATGGCCCTGATGCAGCTGGCAAAAGGGGAGGGGCTCACCATTTTTGTCATTGGCCACGTGAATAAGGAGGGCTCCATCGCCGGACCTAAGGTGCTGGAGCACATGGTGGACTGTGTGCTCTACTTTGAGGGCGAGCGGCACATGTCCTACCGCATCCTCCGGGCGGCCAAAAACCGCTTCGGCGCCACCAATGAAATTGGTGTGTTTGAAATGGAGGACGGCGGGCTCAGCGAGGTGCCCAATCCCTCGGAAACCCTGCTGGCCGGACGTCCGGAGGGCGTGCCCGGTTCCTGCGTCACCTGTGTGATGGAGGGCGTTCGTCCGGTATTGGCCGAGGTACAGGCCCTGGTCGTGCCCAGCAGCCTGGGTAACCCCCGGCGGGTGAGCAATGGCTTTGAGTATAACCGGGCCATGCTGCTGCTGGCCGTGCTGGAGAAACGGGGCGGCCTGCTGCTGGGAGGCTGCGACGCCTATTTGAACGTGATCGGCGGCCTGTCGTTGGACGAGCCTGCCGCCGACCTTGCCGCCATGATGGCCATGGCGTCCAGTTTTCGAGACAAGCCGGTGCCCAGCGACCTTGCCGCCATCGGTGAGGTAGGACTAACCGGAGAGCTGCGTGCCGTGAACACCTTGGGGCAGAGGCTGTCCGAGGTACGGCGTCTTGGCTTTACCAAATGCCTGATCCCCAAGCGCACCCAGGGGAAGCTGGTGGTGCCGGAGGGGCTGGAACTCATCCGGGTGGCCAACATCCGGGAGGCTCTGGCGGCCTTGCTGTAAGGGCTGACCAGCCAAGGGCACAAAGTTGACACAGCCATAGCCGGGTCGGCCCCAGGAGCCGGCCCGGACCAATTCACATAGCCCATCCCGCTGATAGACGCAGGGGTCGGTGCAGTGGATCAAACTCATGGACACACACCTCCAAAAAACGGGTGTCCAAAGTATGTCCGCCGCGCCGCCGCTTTATCCGGCGGGACAGATCATCCGAAAGGAGGGGCCGCAGGGGCCTGTTTTTGGGTAAACTTATAAGTCAACAAAATAAAAATTTTGTTGACTAGAGTGGAGGCTAAAACGTCCTCTGCCCTGGATTTGCCCGATTTTGGCCGGTTTTCGGCCATCCCGGCGGCCGCCGCAATATGATAGATTATCGTACCGAAGCACCACCCATTTTACGTGATTTTCTTGTTTATCACGAGACCATTCAGGGCCACTCCCGGGCCACCGTGGACGAATACTTTCTGGACCTGCGCAGCTTTTTCCGATTTCTCAAGCTGGACAAAGGCCGCGTGGCCAAGGACACGCCGTTTGATGAGATCTCCATTGACGACGTGGATCTGGATCTGGTCCGCGGCGTTACGCTCAGCGATGTGTACGCCTATATGAACTATCTGTCCCGGGACCGCGCGGTCCATCCCAACAGCTCTGACGCCCACTACGGCCTGGCGCCTGCCGCTCGTGCCCGCAAAGCCGCCGCCATCCGTTCCTTTTATAAATACCTCTCCAGCAAGGCCAAGCTCATCACTGAAAACCCCATGCAGGACCTGGACGCACCACGGCTGAAAAAGACGCTGCCCCGTTACCTGAATCTGGATGAGAGCGTGGAACTGCTCAGCCATGTGGACGGCCCCAACCAGGTGCGTGATTACTGTATCCTAACTCTGTTTCTCAACTGCGGCCTGCGAATCTCCGAGCTCATCGGCCTGAACGTCACCGATGTGCGCGGCGATCAACTGCGCGTGTTAGGCAAGGGTAACAAAGAGCGTGTTCTCTTTTTGAACGAGGCCTGCCGCTCCGCCCTGGACGACTGGATGACGGAGCGCTCCACCCTCACCCTGCTGGATCAGAACGCCCTGTTCGTCACCCCCCGCAACCGCCAGCGCATCACCCGGGCGGCGGTCCATAAGCTGGTAAAAAAGCACCTGTCCGCTGCCGGGCTGGACAGCACCAAGTACTCCTCCCACAAGCTGCGCCACACCGCCGCCACCCTGATGCTGCAAAACGGCGTGGACGTGCGCACCCTTCAGGAAGTTCTGGGCCACGATCACCTGAACACCACGCAGATCTACACCCACGTGGACAACGACGATCTGCGCACCGCCGCCCGGGCAAATCCCCTGGCTAAGGTGCGGAAACCGAAAAAAGAAGCTAAACAACAGGATGAATAGATGGAAAACGACAGAAAACGGCGGCGCAGGATGCGCCGCCGTTTTTATAGCTGGACTCCCCTCTCTCAATCTACCTTTATATCCAGAACCTTATACAGGAGGAAAAGTATAATTATTCCGCCCACAGCCATCAAAATATGAATCTGAAACAGAGATTTTGTCAGGAGAGCATTGACTCCCATGCAGATCAGCAGCAAAACAAAGATCAGAGAAAACAGTGATAAAAGTCCTTTCTTATCGGAACCGCTGCTAATATGAAAGGTATTTTTAGAGATCGTATAAAAGAGCAAAAAGGCTCCTGCAATACATAAAACGGCACAGAGCATATTTCCTACTGTGACCGAAATATACGGCAGCGTATAGGCTCCGATCCTCTGCTCCACCAGTTGAAAGACAACCCAGATGCCCAGCAGCACGTCGGCAGCAAGCAGGACATCTCGCACCAATGTCAGGATATATTCGGTTGTACGTACCTTTGGAATCTCGGCAATCACCCGGTCACAGAACCCCTGCATATCCTCTCCGATAATGTTCTTTGCCGTCTCTCCCCTTTTCTCACCCTCCACAATCATCTCCCAGATATCCCGGCGCACCTGTTCTTGATCATAGGAGCTGATGTTAGCTGAACGAATATAAACAATGAGGTCGGTCAAGACAGCCAGGTTCTCCTGATTTTGAATTTGCTCCTCTAATTTATTATTTTCCTTGCGCAGACGGTCGGTTCGCTTACTCACCTGATACTCCTCCTTTCATATCTTCCATCAGATGATGGACTGCGTTGGACAGTTCACAATAACTCTGAAAAAAGTCGTTCAAGGCCTCCTGTCCGGTGGGGGTCAACTGATAATACTTCCGTCTAGGACCCACATCAGAGGTTTTGTAGGTGGCACAGATAGAGCCATTTTTCTCCAGCCGAAGCAGCAGAGGATAGATGGTACCCTCTGTAATCTTGCCAAATCCATACGCCATAAGCTGCTGGGATATTTCATATCCATAGGTCTCCTGTTTGCTGATGATGGCCAGCACACAGCCTTCCAGGGTTCCTTTTAGCATTTGGGATGGGATCACAAGCTCACCTCCTCGCTAACTTGCAAAGCATAGTAGCTAACTATATTGTAATGCAAGGTAATGGTGATGTCAAGACTCTCAAGTCAGGACCCCCGGCTAAGCCGGGGGCTTGAGTAAGCCCTAGAAGGGCACAATACGGACAACGCCCCTAAAGGGGCCGCGAATGGGTCGGCCAACTGCATTGCTGACTCATGGCCGGCCCCTGAAGGGGCTATTTTTATGCCTTGGGATTCTTGCTACCCGTAAACGGATCGATAAATTCCTTGATACTGATTTGGTCCGCGATCTTGTCCTCCTCTAATTGACTCCGTATGTACTCTTGTATCTGCTTTTTATTTCGCCCTACTGTGTCCACATAGTACCCTCTTGCCCAGAAATGCCTGTCTCCGTACTTGTATTTTAAATTCGCATGCCGGTCGAATATCATCAGGCTACTTTTTCCTTTGAGATACCCCATGATTTGTGATACACTGTACTTGGGCGGTATGCTGATTAGCATGTGAATATGGTCTGGGCATGCTTCTGCTTCTATAATTTCCACACCTTTTTGCTCGCATAGTTTCCGCAGAATTTGTCCAACATCCTTCTTGATCTGTCCATATATGGCTAGCCGTCTGTATTTGGGGGCAAATACGATATGGTATTGACATCTCCATGTCGTATGCTGCAAATTCCCTATATCTTTTTCTTTCATCGAAAAAACCTCCTGGTGATTGTTGTTGCAGTTGGCCGACCGCAACTTCCATTCTACCAGAAGGTTTTTTCACTATTTAATTCTTTTTATTCTCCCCAGCATAGCTGGGGGTTTTCGTTGCGCTAAAGCGGCAACAATAAAAATGCGCCGGAAACTTGGCTCTGCCAAGTTTCCGGCGCATTACCTCTTCCCTATCCCCTCTTACATTTCACCTTTACTAGCTCCGTTCCAAGCCGCCAAAGAGGCAGCAGATAGAGGAAAAACGCAAAGCAGATGCTAACCATAGGCGCTCCCACCGAGGCCAGCGGCACTCCGGCTGCGATAGACCAGGGGATCAGCGGCGCCGCTACCACCGCCGTATCCTCCAGGGCGATGGCGGTCTCCTCCCGGCTGGGCTGGGCGTCCTTGCACAGCTGGTGGGTCAGGATGATGGCCAGCGTCTGATTGCAGGCCACGGCAGAGGCCAGCACGCCGGTGCACAGCATGGCCCCGTAGGGGGTGATGCGCCGGCTGAGAGTCAGAATGGCCTGCTGCAGCCCGTCCAGCAGCCTGGTTTTTTGGAAAATGCCCGAGTAAGCCGAGGAGATGCACACGATGACGGCAACCTTCACCATAGAAATGACTCCGCCGCCGTTGAGCATGGCCCCCACCGCCTCCTCCCTGGCCTGGTAACCAAGCAGGGCGCAGTGCAGCAGCTCCACCGGCTGGACCCGCTGGAGAAGCAGGCAGATGGGAATAGCGGAGAGAATACTGGCCCCCATGGCCCACTTCACCGGCACCCGGCCCAAAGCCAGCGCGAAAATCACCAGAGCGGGCAGCAGCGCGATCCAATGCAGTTGAAATTCCGTCTCAAACAAAGCAGCCAGATCCAAAGAGGTCTGGGTGTGCGGTGTGGCCATGCCCACAAAAAGGTACAGCAGACTGGTCACCACAAAGGGCAGCCAGGAGGTGCGCAGCATGGCCCGGATGTTGTCAAAGATGCTGGTCTGGGTAAGCTCTGCCACCAGCAGAGCGCTGGTGGACACAGGAGAGCACCGGTCTCCGAAGAACACGCCGGAGAGTACTGCGCCTCCGATCAGCACCAGAGGTACTCCCATGGCTGTGCCCAGAGTGGCGCAGATGACTCCCATAGTGGCCGCCGCGCCAAAGGCGGTTCCGGTGAGCACTGATACCAAACAGTTGAGCAAAAAGGTCATCATAAGGAACACAGAGGGCTGGATAAAGGGCGTGGTATAGCTGATGATGGCCGGAATGGTACCCGAGGCCCGCCACAGGGCGGTGAGCACGCCGATGAGCAGGAATGTGACCAGAATGTTCCGGGCGGTTTTGACTCCGTCCAGACACATACTCCCCAGCTCCCGCCAGCCATAGCCCCGCCTGCGTCCGTAAGCCAAAAAGATGACCAATCCCACCGCCAGAGCGTACAGAATGGACCAGTTCAGAGCCACGCACACCACCAGAGCAGCACAAAACAGCAGCAGCGTCAGCGTTTCCACGTCTCCATCTCCTCTCTCTCCTGCCAATTAGCATAGCACACCCAGCTCCAAATGAAAAGAGGGCAGACAAGCGCGCCGGGAACCTGGATGTCCCCCAGATTCCCGGCGCGGTCAATCGTAAGGCGTTTTGTTATGAATCTGCCCGCCGGACGGTAAGGAAATAGTGCTCTGTCTCCGCTTCCAGCTCTACGGTCTTGATGCCTGCGTCCAGGTCAAAGCCGAAGTTCTGCCATAGAATTTCGATCTGTCCCCGGTCCTCCAGGGTGGCAGTCTGCTCCGTACACACGAGGTTAGAGCCCAGGGTGGTCATCAGGTCGTAACCCCGTGCCCCCTCGTTGGCCCGGTCGCAGTTATAGTTGTAGCTGCCCTCTTTTTTCATAGAGGCGGTCACCGTAAGGCTGCCCCCGGCGGGGACCGTTACCTGGGTTTCCAGCCAGCACACCCGCTGGATGCCCTCCGCGTCGGAGGCCACATCCTCCAGCCAGCCGGAACTGTATCGCGATTTTTCCTGGGCAGTCAGCCCGCCATAGGCCAGCAGCTGTTCTAAAACCACACGGTAATAGAGTTCAAAGTCCACCTGGGTTTCCCGGCCATTGGTCATCCGGGTCAGCACCTCCCGCAGCATGGTATCAAGGTCGCTCTCGTACCGCTCCACGGTGATGCCGCACCCCTCCAGCTGTGGGGTATCCTCATCCACGCCGCCGGTGACATAGCCTCCCACGGTCAGATTCTTAATGTCCTCCCCGATCACCAGCAGATAGAAAGGTTCCCCATAGTTGGACTCCCGCTCTTCCGGGATGGAGAAGCCCTGGACCATAGCGCCGCTCTCCGGATCATACCGGCAGGCATGGAAGCCATAGGTCAAAACACGGGTTTTATTGTAATCCAGATCAAAGGCTGCACGAATGGTGGGATTGGATGTCTCTCCTCTGTCCTCGGGCGCGTAGGGGGCAGTGAATTGATAGACCGTCACAGAGATTCCGCTTACATCGGGGGCCGTCCCCAGAGCACGAGCCAGATAGCTGCCGTCGGAGAGCAGATCCCGGTAGTTCTCCCAACTCTCTGGGGCATCCAGATTGATGCTGCCCCCCTCCTCGCCTTCCAGCAGACCTCCGCCCCCTTCAAACGCTCCGGCATAGGAGCCCAGATACAGATCGGTTTCCACCTCGCTCCCGTCCACAGTCAGCACCGGAAGCTCCAGGCTGTGCAGTGAGGTGACAAAGGGGTAGAGCAGGGTGATGTCCTGATCCGTTTCCCCATGGTTGGTCAGGGTGTACTCGTCGGTAACCAGGATGTGGTCGTCGTACCGCTCCAGCTCCAATTCCTCATCCCACACCGGTATCCACGGGGCAAAGTCCAGGGTAATGGCCCGTTGGGCGGTAATGTTTTTGTTTTCCTCCCGCAATGTCATGGGAAGCACCGGCCCGGCGTAGGACTGAAACGCAGACGCGCCGCTGGCTCCACTGTCACTGCCGCTGCGCCCGCCCAGCAGAGGCAGCAGCCGCACCACGCCCACCACCAGACACACACAGGCGGCCAGAGCGGCCCATCGTTTCCAGTGATATTTTGTTTTTCTCCTTCTGGGTTCCAGGGCCGGGTCAAGTATCTCATCGTTCAGGTGGCTGATGGCCTCAAAGAGGCACTCGCTCTGTTTGCTCATAACACCACGCCCTCCTTCTCCAGCGCCTGACGCAGACTCTGGCGCAGCCGCCGCAGCCGTTGGGCCAGTCCGTTGGAGGAACAGCCTAGTCCGGCCGCCAGTTCTTTGACTGCCTCTCCGCACCAGTACCGGCGGAGAAACAAATCCCGCTCCTCCTCATCCAGAGTCTGAAGCCACCGCTCCACCGCCCGGGCCACCTCCTGGGCCTCCCACTGCTCCTCCGCGCTGGGCACCGCCGGGACGCACTCCTCCAGTTCCAGCACCAACGCCTCCATTCCCCCGCCCCGCTTGGCGCTGTACCGCTGCCGCCAGCGGTCAATGGACAGGTTGCGCACGATGCGGCACAGGTAGGCCCGCAGACTGTTGGGCCGCTGAGGCGGCATGGTATTCCAGGCCCGGTGCCAGGTGTCGTTGACGCACTCCTCCGCGTCGGGCCGGCTTTGCAGAATGTTGTAGGAGACGCTGCGGCACACCGGGCCGTACTTCTCCTCCGAGGCGGTAATGGCCCGCTCCTCCCGCTTCCAGTATAAGGCCACGATCTGCTTGTCCTCCATGTGGGTTCCCCCCTTTTCCCTTCACCTATTCAGACGGAATTGCCCGGGGAATATGACCAAAATTCTTTCTTTTATTGTACCATGGGAGAAAAATCCTGCCAATGCTCTCGTCCCGCCATTGCGAAACAGTCTCCCCTGTGCTACAATTTATCCCGATGTTTGGAAATTTCTCAGAAAAGAGGGTTTATTTATGTATCCCATCTATGTTTTGATCGCGCTGCTGCCCCCGGTAGCTATGCTGATCGTGGGTATCTGGTGGAAGGTATCTCCCCCCAAGATGGAGGGAAAAGGTCTGGCCTACCGCACCCAACTGTCTACCAAGAGCCCGGAGGCGTGGGCCTTCGCCCACAAGCACTGCGCCCGGCTGTGGGTGCGCATGGGCGTGATTCTGACTGCGGCGGCGGGCATCGCCATGTACCTGCTGCGGGACCAGGACTACCAGACCTTCCTGATCTGGATCCTGGCGGGCGAGATGGCTTTGTTCTGCGTCTCCGCCTTCCTGGTGGACGCCCTGCTGAAAGCAAATTTTGAAGAATAAGTAAGAAGTGGCCCGTCCGGCATAGCCGGACGGGCCTTTTTTGTCTATGAGGATAGGCAGACCTGGGCCAATACGGCGGCCAGTTTGGTTTGGTAGCCCTCCTGACGGAGCATCGCCTCCTCCTCCGGGTTGGAGAGAAAGCCGCACTCCACCAACACCGCCGGACAGTCCACGTGATTCATCAGGTACACATTGTCGCCGATTGGCTTGGCCTGACGGCTGTTATCAGGCTGCAAATTGGTCTGAATTTCCTGCTGGAAGGACTCCGCCAGGGCCTGAGAATCCTGGGTAGGAGCAAAGAAAACCTGTGAGCCGTGGTATTGACTTTGGGAGAAGATATTCTGGTGGATACTCACCAGCACCGCTCCCTCCAGTGACTGCACGGTCTCGGCCCGGTTGTGCAGGTCGGAAACCTTCTTCTCCCGTAACGTTTCCGCCTCCGGGTCGTGAAGGGAGATATCCTCCTCCCGCATCAGGTAGCTGTTCTCCCCGTAAAAGCCCAACAGGGCGTCCAGACGTTTGGCAATAGCCAGATTGATCTGGCTCTCCGGTACCCCAGTCACCGACACTGCACCTCCGTCTTCCCCGCCGTGCCCCGGATCGACCACCCAAACCCGCTCTCCTTCCGGCCAGGAAGCCGCCGGAGTAGCCGCGCCCAGATAGGTCTGCACCAACATTCCCGCACTCAGCACCGCCAACAGCCCCGCTAAAATCAGCAGGGACCCCCATCTCATCCTCTTCAACCGCACATCCCCCCTCCCCGTATTCTATGGAGCGGGGAGGTCGACTATGTATGGACCCTCCCGCCCTGAGGTGCATAGGATGCACCGGAGGCCGCTCAGCCTCCCAATCCCAACCGAGGAGGAATGATCTTGAATATGGAAAATGGCAGCTCCTGCCCCCTGCCCAGCTGCCCGGACCGCTATGGCACTCTGCCGTCCTGCGCGGGTCTGTCGGTGCCCTATGTTCCCTTCCAACAGGAAGGTTCTCAGAAATATAGCCAGAGCGACGCGCTGAGCAACGGCACTCTGTTTCCCGGCCTGAATCTTCCCTTCCGCCTGAAGGTGGAGGGCAGCACCGTCCCTGCCGGTCCTCTGGCCGAGCTCCAGGCTCTGGAGTTTGTGGTCGCGGAGCTTGGCATGTATCTGGATACACACCCCAGCGACCAGGAGGTCTTCGACCTGTTTCAGAAGTACGTCGCCATGGAGAAGAGCGCCCGGGAGACCTATCAGGCCAAGTTCGGCCCTCTGACCCAGAGCGCCTCCGCCAACGGGGAGAGCTATCAGTGGCTCAAGGAGCCCTGGCCCTGGAACTATGCGCAAAACGAGGTGAAATGACATGTTTCTTTATGAGAAAAAGCTGCAGTTCCCGGTAAAGGTGGCCACTCCCAACCCCAAGCTGGCCTCCTTCATCATCAGCCAGTACGGCGGCCCCGACGGCGAGGTTGGTGCGGCTATGCGTTACCTCTCCCAGCGCTACGCCATGCCCTATGCGGAGGCCAAAGGCCTGCTCACCGACATCGGCACCGAGGAGCTGGGCCACATGGAGATGGTGGCCGCTCTGGTCCATCAGCTCACCCGGAACCTGAGCGACGAGGAGGTGCGCAATAACGCCTCCTTCGCCCCCTACTTTGTAGACCACACCACCGGCGTCTACCCCACCGCCGCTTCCGGCTTCCCCTGGAGTGCGGGAGGCATGCAGTCCACCGGCGACGTGATCGCCGACCTCACCGAGGACCTTGCCGCGGAACAGAAAGCCCGCGTCACATACGATAACATCCTGCGTCTCAGCGATGATCCTGACGTGAACAACGTCATCCGCTTCCTGCGGGAGCGGGAGATCGTCCACTTCCAGCGCTTTGGCGAGTGCCTGCGGCTGTGCAAGGAGAAGATGGATGCCAAAAACATCTATCTCACCAACCCCGCCTTTGACCGCTCCCCCACTCAACAGCCACGCACCGGAATGGCGAAGGGCTGACCTCAGCGGAACTGAATTTCAAAAGAACAAGGCCGGGAGGCGCTCCGTTTGGAGCGCCTCCCGGCCTCTTATGTGTTCCGGTGGATTGGCTTTTATCTCATCCGTTGGATGTCTCTCACGCGCCCAGCAGTTCCTGCGCAATGGGGTCGTTGGCATCCATGACAATGACGCGCCGATTTTTAGCGCCCTCACTCTCTACAAACTTTCCGTTAGCATCCCGGTCCTGTCCCCGGACAAAGGGATCTGCTTCAAAGCCCAGTCCGATGGTCGTCAGCTGGTCCTCGGGAACGCCAAAGGCGCTGACCAGCAGATCCTTTACCGCAGCTGCCCGGCGGTTGGACAGATCCACTCGGTCCTGCTGATCTCCATCGGTAGCCGTAGTCCCGGCCAGCAGGATGGGATGGTCCGGATGGGCAAGGATGACCTCGGCCACAGGCTTAAGAGCCTCCTTTGCGGCCGCCTCATCCAGGAAGGCATCACTTTCCGCCTTGAACATCACCTGGGTGGAGTTGAGCTCAAAGGGGGTCTCGAAGACCAGGGGCTCCTCCTCCACGGTGACCGAACCGGCGGTACTCTGCTCCTCCGGGCCGTGGATTTTGAGGGTATACTGAATGGTGTCCTTTTTATCTGCCCAGACGTAGATATAATAGGTGGTCTTGGGAGATAGCTGCATACTCTCCGTAGCCGCCTCTCCGCTCTGATTTGCGTTCAGAGTATACCGGTGCATGGTTTCGCCATACATATTATAGACACGCAGACAAAAATCCCCGGTTCCAGGCGTTTTGTTCACCGTGGTGACTTCATAGGTGGCGTTCTCCACCGAGTTGGTTGTAAATGCATACCACTGCCCCCGTCCGTCGCTCACCTTGCCGGAGACCTCCGTCTCCAGAGGGATCATGCCGCCTTCGTCCTGGTTGGTACCGGCAAGGATCTCCTGTCCAGCCACGGCTCCCACCGACTCGGACACGCTTCCGGCGGTGGAATAACCGGACTTCTGCTCCTCCGGGTCCCGGATGATGAGGGAATAGGAGATAATATCTCCCTTTTCCGCCCAGATATAGATGTAATAGGTAGTGCTGGCGGGCAATTCCAGATCCAGCGTGGAAGCGCGTCCCGCTTGATTGGCATCCAAAGTGTACGAGTGCATCTTCTCACCATAGGCATTGTAGATACTCAGGCAGAGATCGCTGGTATCCAAGGTCTTGTTTACGGTGGTGATCCGGTAGGTGGCATTCTCGGTGGAGCTGGTGGTAAAGGCATACCACAGGCCGCCATCCTGGGTGGTCTTTCCGGTGAGCTTGGTGTTCAGGGGCAGCAATACTGCCTCATTTTGATTGGTTCCGCCCCGGAGCATCTCAGTGGCCTCACCCATAGACTCCAGTCCGTCTGCTGCCACAATCAGCGAGCCGTTATCCGGCTTATTATTTTCCTGCGTTGAAACGTCCTCCGTGGGTTGGGAGCTGCCCGCTCCCTGGGACGAGGTATCTGACGCATTTTTCCCACCGCAGGCGGTCAGGGACAAAACCAGCGTCACAGCCAGTATCCATGCAGCTGTCTTTTTCATGTTTTTTCTCTCCCTTCCCGGTTATCTCTGCACGGCTCCATCTTCCGGAGCGTGGACTGTCAGAGAGTATTGGATGGTATCACCCTTCTCCGCCGCGAGATAGATGTAATAGGTGGTGTCAGGGGGCAGTTCCAGGTCCAGGGTGGATGCCTTTCCACTTTGTTCCGCATTCAGAGTATATTGATGCATTTGCTCTCCATATTGGTTAAGGACCTTCAGATTCAGCGCTCCCGTTCCCCGGGTCATGTTCACTGTGGTCAGGCGGTAGGTGGCATTTTCAGCGGAATTGGTGGAGAAGGCGTACCACTGGCCCTCTCCCCGGCTCACCTTGCCATCCAGCCGGGCGTTCAGGGGGATGAGCTGGGCGTCATCCTGGTTGGTTGCAGCAAAAATCTCCAGCTCGTCCTTTGCCTCAGGCCCAGGCTGGGCCACGTTGTTCTCCGGCTCTTGCCCGTCCGGGCTGCGGAGGATCAGGGAATAGGAGATGACATCTCCCTTGTCGGCCCAGACCTTCAC
Encoded here:
- a CDS encoding OmpA family protein; translated protein: MKKTAAWILAVTLVLSLTACGGKNASDTSSQGAGSSQPTEDVSTQENNKPDNGSLIVAADGLESMGEATEMLRGGTNQNEAVLLPLNTKLTGKTTQDGGLWYAFTTSSTENATYRITTVNKTLDTSDLCLSIYNAYGEKMHSYTLDANQAGRASTLDLELPASTTYYIYIWAEKGDIISYSLIIRDPEEQKSGYSTAGSVSESVGAVAGQEILAGTNQDEGGMIPLETEVSGKVSDGRGQWYAFTTNSVENATYEVTTVNKTPGTGDFCLRVYNMYGETMHRYTLNANQSGEAATESMQLSPKTTYYIYVWADKKDTIQYTLKIHGPEEQSTAGSVTVEEEPLVFETPFELNSTQVMFKAESDAFLDEAAAKEALKPVAEVILAHPDHPILLAGTTATDGDQQDRVDLSNRRAAAVKDLLVSAFGVPEDQLTTIGLGFEADPFVRGQDRDANGKFVESEGAKNRRVIVMDANDPIAQELLGA